A genomic window from Triticum urartu cultivar G1812 chromosome 7, Tu2.1, whole genome shotgun sequence includes:
- the LOC125521470 gene encoding aspartyl protease family protein At5g10770-like isoform X1, producing the protein MESLLLLLAGSLIFPLVTPAREITNACTSQANDFQHMNGTGMHLTLHHPQSPCSPAPLPSDLPFSAVIAHDEARIARLASRLAKTPSRHPTSLRQQHREKSSGDNHLADSLSSSVPLAPGASVGVGNYVTQLGLGTPATSYAMVVDTGSSLTWLQCSPCVVSCHRQAGPLYNPRTSSTYAAVPCSAPQCGELQAATLNPSACSASGVCIYQATYGDSSFSLGYLSRDTVSFGSGRFPGFYYGCGQDNEGLFGRSAGLIGLARNKLSLLYQLAPSLGDSFSYCLPTSASTGYLSFGSYSPGQYSYTPMVSSSLDASLYFVSLASMSVAGSPLTVSPSEYGSLPTIIDSGTVITRLPTAVYTALSKALGAAMGGAPRAPAYSILDTCFKGQASTLRVPAMDMAFPGGATLKLAPGNVLIDVDESTTCLAFAATDSTAIIGNTQQQTFSVVYDVAQSRIGFAAGGCS; encoded by the exons ATGGAgtcgcttcttcttcttctcgcaGGCTCTCTCATCTTCCCTCTTGTGACTCCTGCCAGGGAGATCACCAACGCCTGCACCTCACAAGCTAATG ATTTTCAGCACATGAATGGCACCGGCATGCACCTAACGCTGCACCACCCGCAGAGCCCCTGCTCGCCGGCGCCTCTGCCGTCGGACCTCCCCTTCTCCGCCGTGATCGCCCACGACGAGGCGCGCATCGCCCGCCTCGCCTCGCGCCTCGCCAAGACTCCCTCCCGCCACCCGACGTCGCTCCGCCAACAGCACCGCGAGAAGTCCTCCGGCGATAACCACCTCGCCGACTCGCTGTCCAGCTCGGTGCCGCTCGCGCCCGGCGCGTCGGTGGGCGTGGGAAACTACGTCACCCAGCTGGGCCTCGGCACGCCGGCGACCTCCTACGCCATGGTCGTCGACACGGGGTCGTCGCTCACGTGGCTCCAGTGCTCCCCCTGCGTGGTGTCGTGCCACCGGCAGGCCGGCCCGCTCTACAACCCGCGCACGTCCAGCACGTACGCCGCGGTGCCGTGCTCGGCGCCGCAGTGCGGGGAGCTGCAGGCCGCCACGCTCAACCCGTCCGCGTGCTCCGCCTCCGGCGTCTGCATCTACCAGGCCACCTACGGCGACAGCTCCTTCTCCCTCGGGTACCTCAGCAGGGACACCGTCTCCTTCGGCTCCGGCAGGTTCCCCGGCTTCTACTACGGGTGCGGCCAGGACAACGAGGGCCTCTTCGGCCGGTCGGCCGGGCTCATCGGCCTCGCGCGGAACAAGCTGTCGCTGCTCTACCAGCTCGCGCCGAGCCTCGGCGACTCTTTCTCCTACTGCCTGCCGACATCGGCGTCGACCGGGTACCTGTCCTTCGGGTCGTACAGCCCGGGACAGTACTCGTACACGCCCATGGTGTCCAGCTCGCTCGACGCCTCGCTCTACTTCGTCAGCCTCGCCAGCATGTCCGTCGCCGGGAGCCCGCTCACGGTGTCGCCGTCGGAGTACGGAAGCCTGCCGACGATCATCGACTCCGGCACGGTGATCACGCGCCTGCCCACGGCCGTGTACACGGCGCTGAGCAAGGCGCTAGGCGCAGCCATGGGCGGAGCGCCCCGCGCGCCGGCGTACTCCATCCTGGACACGTGCTTCAAGGGCCAGGCGTCAACGCTGCGCGTGCCGGCCATGGACATGGCGTTCCCCGGAGGCGCGACGCTCAAGCTGGCGCCGGGCAACGTGCTGATCGACGTGGACGAGTCCACGACGTGCCTCGCGTTCGCGGCCACCGACAGCACGGCGATCATCGGGAACACGCAGCAGCAGACGTTCAGCGTCGTCTACGACGTCGCGCAGTCCAGGATCGGCTTCGCGGCCGGCGGCTGCAGCTGA
- the LOC125521470 gene encoding aspartyl protease family protein At5g10770-like isoform X2 → MNGTGMHLTLHHPQSPCSPAPLPSDLPFSAVIAHDEARIARLASRLAKTPSRHPTSLRQQHREKSSGDNHLADSLSSSVPLAPGASVGVGNYVTQLGLGTPATSYAMVVDTGSSLTWLQCSPCVVSCHRQAGPLYNPRTSSTYAAVPCSAPQCGELQAATLNPSACSASGVCIYQATYGDSSFSLGYLSRDTVSFGSGRFPGFYYGCGQDNEGLFGRSAGLIGLARNKLSLLYQLAPSLGDSFSYCLPTSASTGYLSFGSYSPGQYSYTPMVSSSLDASLYFVSLASMSVAGSPLTVSPSEYGSLPTIIDSGTVITRLPTAVYTALSKALGAAMGGAPRAPAYSILDTCFKGQASTLRVPAMDMAFPGGATLKLAPGNVLIDVDESTTCLAFAATDSTAIIGNTQQQTFSVVYDVAQSRIGFAAGGCS, encoded by the coding sequence ATGAATGGCACCGGCATGCACCTAACGCTGCACCACCCGCAGAGCCCCTGCTCGCCGGCGCCTCTGCCGTCGGACCTCCCCTTCTCCGCCGTGATCGCCCACGACGAGGCGCGCATCGCCCGCCTCGCCTCGCGCCTCGCCAAGACTCCCTCCCGCCACCCGACGTCGCTCCGCCAACAGCACCGCGAGAAGTCCTCCGGCGATAACCACCTCGCCGACTCGCTGTCCAGCTCGGTGCCGCTCGCGCCCGGCGCGTCGGTGGGCGTGGGAAACTACGTCACCCAGCTGGGCCTCGGCACGCCGGCGACCTCCTACGCCATGGTCGTCGACACGGGGTCGTCGCTCACGTGGCTCCAGTGCTCCCCCTGCGTGGTGTCGTGCCACCGGCAGGCCGGCCCGCTCTACAACCCGCGCACGTCCAGCACGTACGCCGCGGTGCCGTGCTCGGCGCCGCAGTGCGGGGAGCTGCAGGCCGCCACGCTCAACCCGTCCGCGTGCTCCGCCTCCGGCGTCTGCATCTACCAGGCCACCTACGGCGACAGCTCCTTCTCCCTCGGGTACCTCAGCAGGGACACCGTCTCCTTCGGCTCCGGCAGGTTCCCCGGCTTCTACTACGGGTGCGGCCAGGACAACGAGGGCCTCTTCGGCCGGTCGGCCGGGCTCATCGGCCTCGCGCGGAACAAGCTGTCGCTGCTCTACCAGCTCGCGCCGAGCCTCGGCGACTCTTTCTCCTACTGCCTGCCGACATCGGCGTCGACCGGGTACCTGTCCTTCGGGTCGTACAGCCCGGGACAGTACTCGTACACGCCCATGGTGTCCAGCTCGCTCGACGCCTCGCTCTACTTCGTCAGCCTCGCCAGCATGTCCGTCGCCGGGAGCCCGCTCACGGTGTCGCCGTCGGAGTACGGAAGCCTGCCGACGATCATCGACTCCGGCACGGTGATCACGCGCCTGCCCACGGCCGTGTACACGGCGCTGAGCAAGGCGCTAGGCGCAGCCATGGGCGGAGCGCCCCGCGCGCCGGCGTACTCCATCCTGGACACGTGCTTCAAGGGCCAGGCGTCAACGCTGCGCGTGCCGGCCATGGACATGGCGTTCCCCGGAGGCGCGACGCTCAAGCTGGCGCCGGGCAACGTGCTGATCGACGTGGACGAGTCCACGACGTGCCTCGCGTTCGCGGCCACCGACAGCACGGCGATCATCGGGAACACGCAGCAGCAGACGTTCAGCGTCGTCTACGACGTCGCGCAGTCCAGGATCGGCTTCGCGGCCGGCGGCTGCAGCTGA
- the LOC125521471 gene encoding uncharacterized CRM domain-containing protein At3g25440, chloroplastic, with amino-acid sequence MASLVPRLLGRRTLHPAVALRSPRDAWMRFHGANPPRPCPLFRPSLGVDGCAGAARRWWFLSPVRHRSTAVTLNTDGGFARFSVGDLDTKQNGVQNQPPAKKKMSKKSKVNQLKWFRLKAKKKMKSPNPEVRIRYKLGKAKRKEEWLIEKLRKYEAPRAPEPVHDPEILTEEEKFYLKRTGEKKKNYVPVGRRGVFGGVVLNMHLHWKKHETMQVVCKPCRPGQVYEYAEELARLSKGTVIDIKPNNTIIFYRGKNYVQPKVMSPPDTLSKQKALEKYRYEQSLEHTSKFIEQLEQELEDYQKHVALFKKREGAISEQISNEDSAVDDLTTSSDTD; translated from the exons ATGGCGTCCCTCGTCCCCCGGCTCCTTGGCCGCCGGACTCTGCACCCCGCCGTCGCTCTACGCTCTCCACG CGATGCTTGGATGCGATTCCACGGCGCAAATCCCCCACGCCCCTGCCCGCTGTTCCGGCCTTCCCTGGGGGTTGATGGATGCGCGGGAGCTGCGCGGAGATGGTGGTTTCTCTCGCCGGTAAGGCACCGGAGCACGGCGGTGACGCTGAACACGGACGGTGGCTTTGCGCGGTTCTCGGTCGGAGATCTGGACACGAAGCAGAATGGAGTGCAGAATCAGCCGCCGGCGAAGAAGAAGATGTCCAAGAAGTCCAAGGTCAACCAGCTCAAGTGGTTCCGCCTCAAGGCCAAAAAGAAGATGAAATCGCCCAACCCCGAAGTCAGGATAAGATACAAGCTCGGAAAG GCCAAGAGGAAAGAAGAATGGCTGATTGAGAAACTCAGGAAGTACGAGGCCCCGAGGGCTCCAGAGCCGGTTCACGACCCTGAGATTCTGACCGAGGAGGAGAAGTTCTATCTGAAACGGACTggggagaagaaaaagaactatgttCCTGTTGGGAGGAGAGGGGTGTTTGGTGGTGTGGTTCTCAACATGCACCTCCACTGGAAGAAGCATGAGACTATGCAAGTAGTCTGCAAGCCCTGTCGACCTGGGCAAGTGTATGAGTACGCAGAGGAGCTGGCGAGGCTCAGCAAAGGGACAGTTATTGATATTAAACCTAATAATACCATTATCTTTTATCGTGGAAAGAATTATGTGCAGCCAAAGGTTATGTCACCTCCTGATACTCTTTCTAAGCAGAAG GCCTTGGAGAAATATAGGTATGAACAGTCTCTTGAACATACCAGTAAATTTATTGAGCAGCTGGAACAGGAGCTTGAAGATTACCAGAAGCATGTTGCTTTATTTAAGAAGCGTGAAGGGGCTATTTCTGAGCAAATCAGTAATGAAGACTCTGCTGTGGATGACCTCACAACTAGCTCAGATACCGATTGA